Part of the Coccinella septempunctata chromosome 3, icCocSept1.1, whole genome shotgun sequence genome is shown below.
GATTTATcttcgaagaaaataatttgaaaaaattaacctCAAATTGGAAATacgagaataatttttttttcaacttttcattatgcAGATTTTACCCCGAATTTCTCCCTTAAAAACTCTCCTTGAATGGCATTAAGCGATTTTTAAGTTATTGACTTTACCAATTTGAGTAATAGTGAAATCTCCATTTTCTGGAAAAATCTATAAGTACCTTCATTATTTCTTCAAATCTGAAATGCAAGCATGCCTAATCACTTTGGTCAAAAACATTCAGATAAtctgaatttcgaatttctggCACTCTCCTAGTTTTTGATTGCTTTATAATGATCAACCGTTCACTTGAGTCGAATACAAATACGTTTGTAGGTAAATAGGTACGAAGATTCATAGAATCCCAATGAAATAGGTTATTTCGatgtatgaaattcattttcttcTGTTTTTTGATTACCTTAGGCCTTTTTCTTCTTCTcagatgaaaaatatgaataatatgaaACTCTATAATAAATTAGCATATAAATTGCTTCCAGACCAAATTCGATTTCATCTGAACACGATTCACAAATAAATATGTTCAAAACCGTTGAAGGGGATGAAGTTACTTTAGAGTTTAGTTAGACGACGCTATTGCATCAATTTTCCCTCCAAACCAACGCTGCAGTCTGCACTGGAATTAAAGGTCATTCAAATCTCCCCTCCTAGTACTCCCCCTCATCATATGACTAAGTATTAAGTATTCGTACTGACACATCCTTCTTATCTGATTCAATCGTGACGtcagtttttcgaaatttccggAGTAGAAACGAACCCCCTCTGGGCAGGGAGAAACGAACCGAAAATCGGAGATTTGGAGTGAAAATTACCTCCAAAGCGCCCCCTACAAAAGCAGAAAACCTCCTGCTGAGTCCGGAGGACTGCAAAACGCGTACGAAAACATCACCAAAGTCTATCAATTCACAATAAGCCGATGTGTTCAGTTCCCAGAATGACAGACTCTCCCGAGTCGTTTTCAGGTTATAAAAATCAttggataaaatgaaaaatccgAGGTAATGATCTTTGTCAGCGAAACTCCCAAGTACTAACTAACCGGAGGAACATGCAACACTGTACGGGACAACTAAAGTATCACTAAAACTATTTAAAACAAAGTAAATGACCTGATAGGGAATTTCCTCGATTTCGACCATTTTCAACAGCGAATAACTGATTTATTCGTAAACAAAACACTCCAAAACTACTATCTACGGTGAATATACGCCTAAACCTACCAAACACATGCGAAAATCGACGAAAGATCCCGGATGGGGGTTCAAATTAGCACCAAAAACAACAACAATTTCGAGGGTTTCTCTTACCTTCCCTGAATCGTGGTTTCACAACACCAACGCCACCTAGGCTGTTATGTGCGTCGTCTCTATTTCACCGAAAGCACGTATCCACAAACGAATCCGACCGACAACGCCCGAGCGCTGAACGACATGGCATGGTTGCGATTTACAAGCTACTAAATTTCATGAATTTCCTACCTAAGAAATCCAAATTCGTCCGGTTTTCTGGAAGATTCTCGTTCTATTCACTTTAATCTAACAGAATATGCAAAGAAGTTCGAAAATATCCAGATATTTAACGGAGATTCGGGTGTCTTCAACTCTCTTAGCGTAACACGTTTCATCAGTAAACTATTACAATTATTTTGGCTTGTCACGTTGATTAGAAGAGGATGTCTGTTCTTTCGCCAGGAATGCGTTAGTTCGTTGCTTCAACACCAGGATCGCTGCTTCGGTATCTTTTGTGTTACTCATTTTCCAGCTTGTGATTTACTTTATGGGATGGTCGAAGATGCATTTTGTCTTTCTCGTTTCAGGATTAGCTTCGAGGGTACAGAATAAAACAGGACGTTTCGGAATTTCGCCTTATTTCGATATGTTTGATAGCTGCTGTTGAGAAATTACAGTTTCATCCCCCTCATGAGTTAATGTCTTATGTCggttgaatgaatgaatgacgaTAGAATGTCATTTCTTTCCGATACTAGaataaatattcagaaaatttaaCATTTGATGTATTCACATGGATCATTCCTTGAATATACAATGAAGGTGGTTCAACACcgtatatgaaatttttcatctcaattattaATTGTTGAGGGTGTATGAATTGAATACTAAAGGAAGGGTAGAATTACTCGTACTTTGGATGGAAGGTTATCAAAATTGGCATATAAATTGTTCAATAGGGCAATAAGAAAAATTTTAAGACCCTTCGATAGATTTTGTGTTATATCACCCCTTCTTTTGTTGTctctaaaaaaatttcatttgttttttataTACAGAATTAGATATATGTGAGAGTGAGGGGCATATGTATATGGTATTCTTTTTCACGGTCTTCTCTTATTCAGACATTAAAAACATGTCatcaaaaaaataataacagATACGCTGCCCATATGAATGAAGTGAAAAGAACAATTAGTTTCCCAGAATTTATTGATGACATTGAATACATCGTTTTCTCTGAAAAGAATGGGTTTGTTAATTccttgaataaataaattttacatTTCGAGTTTCCACAAAGCtcagaaaaaactgaaagatcaaaatttcattagtcgatcgatttttttttatgatttccatcAGAATTCTTATGTCAATCCTGATGAATTTCCATTGAGATTGTCGATTGATCGAATTAAACTTATATTTCgtccaaaaaatatttttcagctgATTCAcccagatttttttttcttttctatctGTATGTAGAAAACTGGAGTTGCTGTCCAATTTGGGATAACATAATTCGAATTCTTATGGCTGagatatttttctgaatttttcaacGAACAAATTCCCTAGGGAACTCGAGCAATTAAACTTCATGATACAGTTATGGAAACACATAAATCAACCTTGATTTTTTCCATAAATGTTACGTCGAGAAAGCTCAAGATAAGTCTTATGTAATATAGCACAATCACAAACACATTTTGCAATGCAAAACTCATTCTTGTTTGAACGTATTGATCAATAAATTCCCCATAGCGTTTTTCATTGTTATTTCGCTTTTGCTGGATAGGTATTGGTGATTTTTGGCAAAAttgaatagaaataaatagtttcaAAAAGAAGATTGATAATAACCCAGGAAGTCTGACAATAGATCTGTTTCTTCTACTATTTCTTGTTTCTTTTCTTCTTCCTTTTCTTTCAATTCAGCGAAATTGATAAACATGATGATACAATCATCATAAAAGGTCATCAAAACAAGTATTAATAGGATAATGACAGCTTAATCATTTTTGTAAAAGAAATATGAATCGATTTTGTCCAAATTAGGTACTTATTTAGTCATAATTAGGGGTAGTATGATGATAAATACCAAGAGATATCTTTAAGAGTTACCGATAACAGAATCGAGTAAGTTTTCAATGTGGCACACTGTATATAGTTTGAAAATAATCGTTATGTGCATCCCTTGCTGAAAATATTTCGATTGTATCCGTAAAACATTAAATTCTGTTAAAATTACCTCGTATAAAGTGGTagctgaaataaaaatcaataatgattgATAAATATTTTGATCTGCATGGATGACTTCCTCGTGTATATGACCATATCGTACAGGTTCTTGAAGATATTGAAATGAACACGAGAGGTCCCTTTTACCTGACTATGAGCCGATGCAAAGGATTTGTATGTAGCCTTGTAAGATTCCCAGAAGGCTAAATTATATGACTTGAGTCATGGTAGTGAGAATGGCAAAATTTAGGGGGAGAGAGAGGTGAGCTACAGAATAGACCGGAATAATAAACTGTACTGTGttaattcagaaaaatattagGGGCACAAACAGTATTTGAACAACGAATATTcccgtttcgaaaatattttcatctaaTATGGATGGATAACTCTCGAATTAtcaaaatcattcaacaaataaGGTTCAGATTGAAGTTTTCGAGAATAATTCTATCGATTTTGAGCTAATTTGTTGTGTAGATTTTCTCAGTTACCTGttaattatgaatatttgattCAATGATTCGAAACCAAGTAGTCTTGGGAACTTTAAGCATAGATATTTGTTCTTGATCGTTAAACGAGCAGGGattgaaaaaacaacaaaatatgttTAATATGAGTGTTAAATTATTGCCTTAGAGATCCAAGCACCATTTTGAAACACCGATTATTGTTCTGGAATACAAAATTGGTGTCATGCCATCCACCCTTGGAGCTAACAAAATTCGAAAACATTTCATAGTATTATCCATGAAAGGGACTGAGCTCTCCTGTATTTTTTGAACGGTTTACCAGTTTAGTTTACGCCTACCTGCTCATTAGAAAAGATTTTTGGAAATGCCCTTTCTTCTGCTAGGGTTGAGTACGTTCCTGCATATTATTTACCTGCTGTATGGGTaatatacctacatattttCGATAATGAAAATCTGGAATTGTGCCCAAAAAACATGTATTTTTCTGCAATAATTACACAGTTTATTGTAGATTTCGAAGAATGAAGAAAACCCATAGCGAATCATCGAAAGGttcaaaatttcacatttcACTCTCAAAATTTAGAAGAAAAATTAACATGCTTGAAGGATTTAGGAAAAATCATTTACATTATTTATAACTATTGTTTtagttgggacaccctgtatactaaacCTCGGATTATTATCTGAGCTCAATTTAGAAAAACATGTCAGATATTCACGATAATTTTTTTCCCAGAATGCTTCTTAGACAACCATATTTTTACTCATTATTTtcaccctcaactgcttcttaaATGGTATTAAAGCACAGGTATTTGTATTTCATGCAAAGAGGTTTATGATCAAAGGAAGGACAAATTTCGAATTTACAACGAATTTAGACGATTGCTGTTGAATTCTCGCGTTGATCATGAATCCGTCATCTTTTAAATCAATTTTTCTCTTAAAGGTACACCTTCTATTGGAGCAATTTCATACTGAAGCCTCAAAATTGCAAGATTCGCACAAAAAATGTCAATCGAAAACATTCGATAGAAGCCACCGCCCCTCCCGAACATGGAACAATCCAAAATTTCTGTGATTTCTATGTCTAATGTCAAAATGGAAATTAATTCATTCGAGTGCGTTCTGGAAGTTGACTTTGATTCCCGTTTTCGTAAGTTTTAAACATTTTTATCGAAGATTTATTATAGTTATTGACTCTTATCGATTCAGGAACATACAGGGAGGAGgaaaaatcaagatatttttgCAAGATCGACGATTCGCTGTGAAAGGAGAAATGATCGATCGGCTGAAGAGCATTTATGGTTGATATTGGGAGATTCGACATTTTTGGAGAATTCGACGAGTTTTGAAGTGGATTTGAGGGTTGGTAAGTTTATTATCTGATCATCAAAGGGTGAAGGTGAATTTTTTTGGTGATG
Proteins encoded:
- the LOC123310517 gene encoding uncharacterized protein LOC123310517 isoform X1 codes for the protein MSKWKLIHSSAFWKLTLIPVFEHTGRRKNQDIFARSTIRCERRNDRSAEEHLWLILGDSTFLENSTSFEVDLRVSWNCCNLYSDDDEYQQSIYELGNFYCLVSAGQMKPSLDSPLR
- the LOC123310517 gene encoding uncharacterized protein LOC123310517 isoform X3; this translates as MSKWKLIHSSAFWKLTLIPVFEHTGRRKNQDIFARSTIRCERRNDRSAEEHLWLILGDSTFLENSTSFEVDLRVEANEVE
- the LOC123310517 gene encoding uncharacterized protein LOC123310517 isoform X2 — protein: MSKWKLIHSSAFWKLTLIPVFEHTGRRKNQDIFARSTIRCERRNDRSAEEHLWLILGDSTFLENSTSFEVDLRVSWNCCNLYSDDDEYQQSIYELGNFYCLVSAEKWNCMGVVNR